A single genomic interval of Christensenellaceae bacterium 44-20 harbors:
- a CDS encoding ribosomal L7Ae/L30e/S12e/Gadd45 family protein: MKLQDDFYAMLGFARKAGALACGSFAVEQGLRRGKVLLVVADEALSARAQEEMERLCEAHRIPFLLAGPPQRLGAAIGKQSKIVGVMGQAFSKRLQEIFLQAQRRGGVTV; encoded by the coding sequence GTGAAATTACAGGATGATTTTTATGCGATGCTGGGGTTTGCCAGAAAGGCAGGGGCGCTTGCATGCGGCAGCTTTGCGGTTGAGCAGGGCCTGCGCAGGGGAAAAGTGCTGCTGGTTGTGGCAGACGAGGCACTGAGCGCCAGGGCGCAGGAAGAGATGGAGCGCCTGTGCGAGGCGCACCGCATTCCATTTTTGCTGGCAGGCCCGCCGCAGCGGCTGGGCGCGGCGATTGGCAAGCAGAGCAAGATAGTTGGAGTCATGGGGCAGGCGTTTTCCAAACGCTTGCAGGAGATATTTTTACAGGCGCAGCGGCGCGGAGGTGTAACTGTTTGA
- the rbfA gene encoding 30S ribosome-binding factor RbfA — MSKLREARIDGEFRRALGELLLTELKDPRMSKMASVSKVSVTQDLKYAKVYVSIYDTPEKVASTMEALESAEPFLRAKLNGMIRLRRMPVMTFVHDDSIEYSAKISKLIDEVTAKDRKNAEQRGEEEQDDA; from the coding sequence ATGAGTAAGCTAAGGGAAGCCAGGATAGACGGGGAATTCCGGCGGGCGCTGGGCGAGCTGCTGCTCACGGAGCTCAAAGATCCGCGTATGAGCAAAATGGCCAGCGTCAGCAAGGTCTCGGTAACGCAGGATCTCAAATACGCCAAGGTCTACGTGAGCATTTACGACACGCCGGAAAAGGTCGCTTCGACGATGGAGGCGCTGGAGAGCGCAGAGCCTTTTCTGCGCGCGAAACTGAACGGGATGATCCGCCTGCGCAGAATGCCTGTGATGACGTTCGTGCACGACGATTCCATCGAGTACAGCGCGAAGATCTCCAAACTCATTGACGAGGTTACGGCAAAGGATCGGAAAAACGCAGAACAGCGCGGCGAGGAAGAGCAGGATGACGCTTAA
- a CDS encoding bifunctional oligoribonuclease/PAP phosphatase NrnA, translating to MTLNQSWQGILEQINACDDFLVIGHVSPDGDTVGSSLALCLGLKELGKKVVFGLHGVLPEKLAFMPAAFPITPSEQVEQRAYGAVIAVDCGDLSRLGDLGAVFSQNENTIVIDHHPTNTGFAKRNLVLPYGATGQIILELLEALGCGITAEMANLLYAAISTDTGNFSYSNTDEAALLAAAKLRRLGADIPALNKTLYREKTLGATKLIGRAIERLELSENGKIAITYVLRSDYQQLGAKRGDCDEVVNYARDIIGVEIAIFLRQTDAEDEKFRASLRSNQYADVSALAQEFGGGGHKQAAGCSLTGGIEAAKRQILCAARKYL from the coding sequence ATGACGCTTAATCAGAGCTGGCAGGGCATTTTAGAGCAGATAAACGCCTGCGATGATTTTCTCGTCATTGGGCATGTCAGCCCGGATGGGGATACCGTGGGCAGCAGCCTGGCGCTTTGCTTGGGGCTAAAGGAGCTGGGCAAGAAGGTGGTGTTTGGCCTGCACGGCGTTTTGCCGGAAAAGCTGGCGTTTATGCCGGCCGCCTTTCCCATTACGCCCAGCGAGCAGGTGGAGCAGCGCGCATATGGTGCTGTGATCGCGGTAGACTGCGGCGATCTCTCCCGGCTGGGGGATTTGGGCGCGGTATTTTCGCAGAATGAGAACACTATCGTCATCGATCACCACCCGACCAATACCGGATTTGCAAAGAGAAACCTGGTGCTGCCCTATGGGGCAACCGGGCAGATTATTCTGGAGCTTTTGGAGGCGCTTGGCTGCGGCATCACGGCGGAAATGGCCAATTTGCTCTATGCGGCCATCTCCACAGATACGGGCAATTTCTCCTATTCCAACACGGATGAAGCGGCTCTTCTGGCCGCGGCTAAACTGCGCAGACTCGGAGCGGATATTCCCGCGCTGAACAAAACGCTTTACCGGGAAAAGACGCTTGGGGCAACCAAGCTGATCGGCCGCGCCATCGAGCGGCTGGAGCTGTCTGAAAACGGCAAGATTGCCATTACCTATGTTTTGCGCAGCGATTATCAGCAGTTAGGCGCCAAGAGGGGGGACTGCGACGAAGTGGTCAACTACGCCCGGGATATCATCGGCGTTGAAATTGCCATTTTTCTGCGGCAGACGGATGCGGAGGATGAGAAGTTCCGCGCCAGCCTGCGCAGTAATCAGTATGCAGACGTCTCGGCGCTGGCGCAGGAGTTTGGCGGCGGCGGGCATAAGCAGGCCGCTGGGTGCTCCCTGACGGGAGGAATCGAGGCGGCAAAGCGGCAAATCCTTTGCGCGGCGAGAAAGTATTTATGA
- the nusA gene encoding transcription termination factor NusA, which produces MNQEFMEALEELEQEKGIDKQTLLDAIKTALISAYKRNFGITQDARVEIDEQTGAIAVYAEKEVVEEVFDPSFEVSLDEARAINEAYEIGDTIEEEVTPASFGRIAAQTAKQVVVQRIREAERGVIYEQYIDKESEIMTGTVVRQERGCYYLDLGRVEGMLPMKETIPGERYDIGTRLKVYVIEVKDAAKGAQIVVSRSHPGLLKRLLELEVPEIASNTVIIKSIAREAGHRSKIAVYSEDPNVDCVGACVGPKGSRIERVVEELSGERIDVISWHGDTAEFIASALRPAKVIMARVIEEERAAQVIVPDYQLSLAIGKEGQNARLAAKLTGYKIDIKCQSQVAGDMFGEGEGLFDLPPVDEYYDEEDFSFGDALEEDPEVEE; this is translated from the coding sequence ATGAACCAGGAATTTATGGAAGCTCTGGAAGAGCTGGAGCAGGAAAAAGGGATTGACAAGCAGACGCTGCTGGACGCGATTAAAACAGCGCTGATTTCCGCATATAAACGCAATTTTGGCATCACGCAGGATGCCCGGGTGGAGATTGATGAGCAGACGGGCGCGATTGCCGTCTATGCAGAGAAGGAAGTGGTGGAAGAGGTGTTCGATCCTTCCTTTGAAGTCAGCCTGGACGAGGCGCGGGCCATCAACGAAGCGTATGAGATTGGCGATACCATCGAAGAGGAGGTTACGCCGGCCTCCTTCGGCCGCATTGCGGCGCAGACGGCCAAGCAGGTTGTCGTGCAGCGCATCCGCGAGGCCGAGCGCGGCGTGATCTATGAGCAGTATATCGACAAAGAGAGCGAGATCATGACGGGCACTGTCGTCCGCCAGGAGCGCGGCTGCTACTATCTGGATCTTGGCCGGGTGGAGGGCATGCTGCCCATGAAGGAGACGATTCCCGGCGAGCGCTATGATATCGGGACGCGCCTGAAGGTTTATGTCATCGAAGTCAAAGACGCGGCAAAGGGAGCGCAGATCGTCGTCTCCCGCTCGCATCCGGGGCTGCTCAAGCGGCTTTTGGAGCTGGAAGTGCCGGAAATCGCTTCCAACACTGTCATCATCAAGAGCATCGCCAGAGAGGCGGGCCATAGAAGCAAAATCGCTGTTTACAGCGAGGATCCCAACGTGGACTGCGTAGGCGCGTGCGTCGGCCCCAAGGGCAGCCGCATCGAGCGCGTTGTGGAAGAGCTTTCGGGCGAGCGCATCGACGTCATCAGCTGGCACGGGGATACGGCGGAGTTTATCGCCAGCGCCCTGCGCCCGGCAAAGGTGATCATGGCGCGGGTGATCGAAGAAGAGCGCGCGGCGCAGGTGATTGTGCCGGATTATCAGCTCTCGCTGGCCATCGGCAAGGAAGGCCAGAACGCCCGGCTTGCGGCCAAACTCACGGGCTATAAGATCGACATCAAATGCCAGTCGCAGGTTGCGGGCGATATGTTCGGCGAGGGCGAAGGGCTGTTCGATTTGCCGCCTGTCGATGAATATTACGATGAAGAGGATTTCTCCTTTGGCGACGCGCTGGAAGAGGATCCCGAGGTTGAGGAGTAA
- the truB gene encoding tRNA pseudouridine(55) synthase TruB, which produces MNGIINLLKPPGMSSNGATVFLRKLLNEKRVGHAGTLDPGAAGVLVVLAGRSARLSDFLMNHAKRYRAEIAFGKRTDTLDSYGQVLEERACSVSRERLMQAIPAFLGEIEQIPPDYSAVKIDGRPAYQLARKGVEIRKKARRVQIFGIDLLAQTGENRFLLEVACSKGTYIRTLLEDIAKSMGEIAHTSFLMRTASGGFEVGQAYTVDELKALAAAGNFSFVQSPEGALMELPEVRLSARHHFALQNGQKIPCDAPEQRFRLYCGEQFYGIGECQEGILRLVTPLY; this is translated from the coding sequence ATGAACGGAATCATCAATCTATTAAAACCGCCGGGCATGTCTTCCAATGGTGCGACGGTTTTTTTGCGAAAACTTTTGAATGAAAAGCGCGTGGGCCACGCGGGAACGTTGGATCCCGGGGCGGCCGGTGTTCTTGTTGTGCTGGCCGGGCGATCTGCCCGGCTTTCGGATTTTCTGATGAACCACGCCAAGCGCTACCGCGCGGAGATTGCCTTTGGTAAGCGGACGGATACGCTGGATAGCTATGGGCAGGTCTTGGAAGAGAGAGCTTGCAGCGTGAGCCGGGAGCGGCTCATGCAGGCGATCCCGGCATTCCTTGGGGAGATCGAGCAGATTCCGCCGGATTATTCGGCCGTCAAGATCGATGGCCGGCCGGCTTATCAGCTAGCGCGCAAGGGAGTGGAAATCCGCAAAAAGGCGCGGCGGGTGCAGATTTTTGGCATTGATTTGCTGGCGCAGACGGGAGAAAACCGCTTCCTGCTGGAGGTTGCCTGCTCCAAGGGAACCTATATCCGCACACTGCTGGAGGATATTGCCAAAAGCATGGGTGAGATTGCGCATACCTCTTTTCTGATGCGCACGGCATCCGGCGGCTTTGAGGTTGGGCAGGCTTATACGGTGGACGAGCTCAAGGCTCTGGCCGCGGCGGGGAATTTCTCCTTTGTGCAAAGCCCGGAGGGGGCGCTGATGGAGCTGCCGGAAGTGCGGCTTTCGGCGCGGCATCATTTTGCGCTGCAAAACGGGCAAAAAATTCCCTGCGATGCGCCGGAACAGCGTTTTCGGCTCTACTGCGGGGAGCAGTTTTACGGAATTGGAGAATGCCAGGAAGGCATTTTGCGGCTGGTGACGCCGCTATACTAG
- a CDS encoding YlxR family protein, translating to MKQKKVPVRMCVACRQGKPKKELIRIVRSKEGSVGVDLTGKAQGRGAYLCPSVQCLEKAVKSRALQRALECELTEEMAAEIKRVILRREITG from the coding sequence TTGAAGCAGAAGAAAGTGCCTGTGCGCATGTGCGTGGCATGCAGGCAGGGAAAGCCCAAAAAAGAACTGATCCGCATTGTGCGCAGCAAAGAGGGCAGCGTCGGGGTGGATTTGACGGGAAAGGCTCAGGGCCGCGGCGCTTATTTATGCCCATCCGTGCAGTGCCTGGAAAAGGCAGTCAAGAGCCGGGCGCTTCAGCGCGCGCTGGAATGCGAGCTGACGGAAGAAATGGCGGCTGAGATAAAGCGGGTGATCCTAAGGCGTGAAATTACAGGATGA
- the infB gene encoding translation initiation factor IF-2 — MSKLNILELHKNLNTYAKGALEQAGQVADSAKNQLKDVRRLEEELLGRIRRRDEAQKAEDLPEPGAPAEPKAEAKQEAAAPAADPGVLVQKQEEPAAKQKPAASEQKIEQPQVEEKPVTIEMEKKEKKEVRQQTAPQAKEKAAAPQKNAAPAKEEKKKVVLPGQLDLSMPKIRVVRSAKEEELEQQKREERRKELARQSAEQSRLNQERYQNRQQNGYQRTGQGGQRNGQGGYQGRQGQGGYQNRQQGGYQNRQGGYQGGRGGYNPGGFDKDKDEAPARRSAPSRKPADKGGFAAIAPKPNLHDNKKKRPEENNERKRRPALKNKNVYIDEEFQMGSRKRKPNKMHKVAQPIQPIVVTNITITGDTISVKAFAEKTGKPVAEIIKKLMLLGMMCTINSEIDYDTASLVAGEFGIEVEQKEEQTAESALIAEDTPDDEASLITRPPVVTIMGHVDHGKTSLLDAIRETKVQQGEAGGITQHIGAYTISIKEKSITFLDTPGHAAFTAMRARGAQATDIAILVVAADDGVMPQTIEAINHAKSAKVPVIVAINKIDKVGANVERIKQELTEYGLVSEEWGGDTIMVPVSALTKEGLDQLLEMILLVADVAELKANPDRMAKGTIIEARLDKGRGPVATVLVQNGTLRVQDTIVAGTAYGRVRAMLDDSGNAVTEAGPSMPVEVIGFSEVPEAGDIINAVEQDRLSKQVAEERKDKLKAEKLKSMAKVSLDDLFSKIAEGEIKDLNLVVKADVQGSVEALRQSLEKLSNDEVRVRVIHGGVGAISETDVLLASASNAIIIGFNVRPDANVSAAAERENVDIRTYRIIYNAIEDVEKAMKGLLAPEFKENVIGHVEVRQTFKASGVGTIAGSYVTDGKIARNASVRLLRDGVVAFEGQLSSLKRFKDDAKEVQAGYECGLTLENFNDIKEGDILEVYEIVEVER, encoded by the coding sequence TTGAGCAAACTGAATATTTTAGAACTGCACAAGAATTTAAATACCTATGCGAAAGGAGCGCTGGAACAGGCCGGCCAGGTTGCCGACAGCGCGAAAAATCAGCTCAAAGATGTCCGCCGCTTGGAGGAAGAACTCTTAGGGCGCATTCGCAGGCGGGATGAGGCGCAGAAGGCCGAGGATTTGCCAGAGCCAGGCGCGCCGGCAGAGCCTAAGGCTGAGGCAAAGCAGGAAGCTGCCGCGCCGGCGGCTGATCCCGGCGTTTTGGTTCAAAAGCAGGAAGAGCCGGCAGCAAAGCAAAAACCAGCTGCTTCCGAGCAAAAAATAGAGCAACCGCAGGTAGAGGAGAAGCCGGTAACGATCGAGATGGAAAAGAAAGAGAAAAAAGAGGTGCGCCAGCAGACGGCGCCTCAGGCAAAGGAGAAGGCGGCTGCGCCCCAAAAGAACGCGGCGCCTGCAAAGGAAGAAAAGAAGAAGGTTGTCCTGCCCGGGCAGCTGGATCTTTCCATGCCTAAAATCCGCGTCGTGCGCTCGGCAAAAGAAGAGGAGCTGGAGCAGCAGAAGCGCGAAGAGAGAAGAAAAGAGCTTGCGCGCCAGAGCGCAGAGCAGTCGCGCCTGAACCAGGAGCGCTATCAGAACCGCCAGCAGAATGGCTATCAGCGCACGGGGCAAGGCGGCCAGAGAAACGGCCAGGGCGGCTATCAGGGCCGGCAGGGCCAGGGCGGCTACCAGAACCGCCAGCAGGGTGGTTATCAAAACCGGCAGGGCGGCTACCAAGGCGGCCGCGGCGGGTATAATCCCGGCGGTTTTGACAAAGATAAGGATGAGGCGCCAGCACGCCGCTCGGCCCCCAGCCGCAAACCTGCGGATAAGGGTGGGTTTGCAGCCATTGCGCCCAAGCCGAATCTGCACGACAACAAGAAAAAGCGCCCGGAGGAGAACAACGAGCGCAAGCGCCGCCCGGCTCTGAAGAATAAGAACGTCTATATTGACGAAGAATTCCAGATGGGTTCGCGCAAGCGCAAGCCCAATAAGATGCACAAAGTGGCGCAGCCCATCCAGCCCATTGTCGTAACCAATATTACGATTACGGGCGACACGATTTCCGTCAAGGCGTTTGCCGAAAAGACGGGCAAACCCGTCGCGGAGATCATCAAAAAGCTCATGTTGCTGGGCATGATGTGCACCATCAACTCGGAGATCGACTACGACACAGCTTCGCTGGTCGCGGGAGAATTTGGCATCGAGGTGGAGCAGAAAGAGGAGCAGACCGCAGAGAGCGCGCTCATCGCCGAGGATACCCCGGACGATGAGGCTAGCCTCATCACGCGGCCGCCCGTCGTTACCATTATGGGCCACGTCGACCACGGCAAAACCTCCCTGCTGGATGCGATTCGGGAGACCAAAGTGCAGCAGGGCGAGGCTGGCGGCATTACGCAGCATATCGGCGCTTATACCATCAGCATCAAGGAGAAATCCATCACGTTCCTGGATACCCCCGGCCACGCCGCCTTTACGGCCATGCGAGCCAGAGGCGCCCAGGCGACGGATATTGCGATTCTGGTTGTCGCGGCGGATGACGGCGTCATGCCGCAGACGATTGAGGCCATCAACCACGCGAAGTCTGCAAAGGTTCCCGTCATTGTGGCCATCAATAAAATCGATAAAGTGGGCGCGAACGTGGAGCGCATCAAGCAGGAGCTGACGGAATACGGCCTGGTTTCGGAAGAGTGGGGCGGCGATACCATCATGGTGCCCGTCTCTGCGCTGACAAAAGAGGGCCTGGATCAGCTGCTGGAAATGATTCTGCTGGTGGCGGATGTGGCAGAGCTCAAGGCCAACCCCGACCGCATGGCCAAGGGCACCATCATCGAAGCGCGGCTGGATAAGGGCCGCGGACCGGTGGCGACGGTGCTCGTGCAGAACGGCACACTGCGCGTGCAGGATACCATCGTTGCCGGAACGGCATATGGGCGCGTCCGTGCCATGCTGGACGACAGCGGCAACGCGGTTACCGAGGCAGGCCCCTCTATGCCGGTTGAGGTCATCGGTTTTTCCGAAGTTCCGGAAGCGGGCGATATTATCAATGCCGTCGAGCAGGATCGCCTCTCCAAGCAGGTGGCCGAGGAGCGCAAGGATAAGCTCAAGGCGGAGAAGCTCAAGAGCATGGCGAAAGTCTCCCTGGACGATCTGTTCTCCAAGATTGCCGAGGGCGAGATCAAGGATCTCAACCTGGTCGTCAAGGCGGATGTGCAGGGCTCTGTGGAGGCGCTGCGGCAGTCTCTGGAAAAACTCTCCAACGACGAAGTGCGCGTGCGCGTGATTCACGGCGGCGTCGGCGCCATCAGCGAGACGGACGTTTTGCTCGCCTCGGCCAGCAACGCCATCATCATCGGCTTCAACGTCCGCCCGGATGCGAACGTCTCTGCGGCGGCGGAGCGGGAGAATGTGGATATCCGCACATACCGCATCATCTACAACGCCATCGAAGATGTGGAAAAGGCGATGAAGGGCCTTTTGGCGCCCGAGTTCAAGGAAAATGTCATCGGGCATGTGGAAGTGCGGCAGACGTTCAAGGCGTCTGGCGTCGGGACAATTGCCGGAAGCTATGTGACGGACGGCAAGATTGCGCGCAACGCAAGCGTGCGTTTGCTGCGGGACGGCGTTGTGGCTTTCGAAGGCCAGCTCTCCTCTCTCAAGCGCTTTAAGGACGACGCGAAGGAAGTGCAGGCGGGATACGAATGCGGCCTCACGCTGGAAAACTTTAATGATATTAAGGAAGGGGATATCCTCGAAGTCTATGAGATTGTAGAAGTTGAGCGGTAG
- the rimP gene encoding ribosome maturation factor RimP codes for MSRKIEEQIERLVGAKIEQMGYELVDVEYAKVKGQDDELVVYIDRQGGVTLDDCEAVSLAVEPIIDEADPIAHAYVFCVSSPGIDRPLKKPRDFEKALQTKVDLKLYEKLNGKKEITAVLIGYDESAVRLQTEKGQELELGREKIALIRPHIEF; via the coding sequence TTGTCCAGAAAAATTGAGGAACAGATTGAACGGCTTGTGGGCGCAAAGATAGAGCAGATGGGCTATGAGCTGGTAGATGTGGAGTATGCGAAAGTAAAAGGGCAGGATGATGAGCTGGTCGTCTATATCGACAGGCAGGGCGGCGTCACGCTGGACGACTGCGAGGCCGTCAGCCTGGCGGTGGAGCCCATCATCGATGAAGCCGACCCGATTGCTCACGCATATGTTTTTTGTGTTTCTTCGCCGGGCATCGACCGCCCGCTCAAAAAACCGAGGGATTTTGAGAAGGCGCTGCAGACCAAAGTGGATTTGAAGCTCTATGAAAAGCTGAACGGCAAAAAAGAGATCACGGCGGTTTTAATTGGGTATGATGAGAGCGCCGTTCGCCTGCAAACGGAAAAGGGGCAGGAACTGGAGCTGGGCAGAGAGAAGATTGCGCTCATTCGGCCGCATATCGAGTTTTAG